Part of the Pedobacter roseus genome is shown below.
AAGCGTTTTAATTTCTTCGCGTGTAGTTGTGGCTGCATTCATCTCATCCAGCGATAATTTTTTAAATTTAAACTGGTTGAGCAGTGAAGCAAATTCTGTCGCAAATTTAATCACCTGTAGGGAATCTGATTTGACCAGACTGTTTTTAATACCCAGGTAATTCATTACAATCGCTTCTTTTAAAACTTCTCTTTTTTGTGCCAGTTCGGGTGTGGCTACTTCCTGGGCAGAGGTTTTTACCTGCGCACTTACACTAAAACTTAAGCCGGCCATCGCTATGATGATGGCCCATGTATATTTTTTCATTTGGGTTAAGGATTTAAAGTTGTTTTTTTAAGGATTTTATCAATTTCGGTCCTGATATCCGCCAGGTGTGTGGCATTAATGCCTGTGGTTTGTGGCAGAAGTTCTTCTACCCTTTTCCTGATGGCCTTGATGTGGGCGATGGCTTCCAGTCTTACATCGCTGCGCTGGGCGCTATTCATTGCTTTTCCATCGGCAATATCTTTGGGGTTGATCAGCATGCCCACCTTTTCGAGGTAAGAACGTTGCAAGCTTCGCAGATAGGTATCTTTTAAGGGATCGAGTGAAGGCTTCTTCCATACAGTAGGCAACACATCGTTTAAAAATTCGCTAACAGGATAAGGATCTGCAGAGTTCAAAGCTTTCTGGCTCAGGTTAAACAACAAACCCGGACTTAAAAACATATTTAAAATCTGCGTCTGCTGATCAGAAATCTCATCCATTGGTTTCATATCAATGTACTGCGCAATTTCTTTCGGATAGATCCATAAAGGAGCATCGAATAACTGGCGGCCTACATAATCAACCACGCTCTTCACCTTTGCTTTGGGAATTTCGGCATAAACCACTCCTTTTTCGTCTACGCTTCGTTTAGTAACATAGCGGTTGCCGATGTTTTTCATTACATGATACAGGTAACGGCCATATTGCCTTACCACCGCTTTATGCAACTGGGCAAGGTTATCGTATTGATCTCCGGGTTCATTTGTCCATTCAATTAGATTGGCTACTACCCTTTTCAGGTTTTTAATTCCGTAGTCGCTGGCCGCAATGGCATCATCGCCTAAATCTTCTGCCTGACTGCGTGGATCTTCATCCTTACCTTCGCCTCCAAACCACAAACGCGGGTTTCGGGTTAAGGTATCAGTAGTCATTTTATTTAAGATTTTTTCTTCTGCATACTCATCTTTGGCTCCATCGAAATAACGATAACCCCAATTAATGGCCCACTCATCATAAGCACCAATGCGTGCATAAATTCCTTTTGGCGAGATGTGATCTTCGGGCTGTGCTACATAATTGAAACGTGCATAATCCATAATCGAAACGGTATGTCCGTTTTTCTCTACCCAGGCCTTATCCCTCAGTTTCTCTACAGGCGTTTGGCTGCTTGCACCCATATTGTGCTTTAAGCCCAGTGTATGACCTAGTTCATGTGAAGAAACAAAACGGATCAGCTGTCCCATCAGCTCATCATCGAACTGCATTTTGCGCGCTCTTGGATCAAGTGGACCAGCCTGCACCATGTACCAATCGTGCACCAGTTTCATTACATTATGGTACCAGCCTACGTGGCTTTCCATAATTTCGCCACTGCGCGGATCGCTGATGCGTGGACCGTAAGCATTTGGTGTTTCGGAAGCATAATACCTGATCACCGAGAACCTGGCATCTTCGAGGCTCATGGTAGTATCGGCTTCCGGCCATTCTTTTCCGATAATGGCATTTTTAAAACCAGCCTGCTCAAAAGCTTTTTGCCAGTCGTTTATCCCTGAATCAAATACGGGCGCCATTTTTTAGGTGTAGCCGGATCGATATAATACACAATCTGTTTTTGTGGCTCCACCAATATGCCTTTTTTGTATTTAGCCAAATCCTCTTTTTTAGGTTCCAGGCGGTAGCGCTGAACCAAATATTTGGTTTGTGTCCGTTGCTGATTTTCATCAAAAAGGATATACTTATTATTGAAAAAGCCAACCCTTTCATCAGCTATTCGCTTTCTCATCGGTATTTTTGGCAATAACAGCAGCGATATATTTAACCTCAAGGTAATCGCACCGGTTAAAGCACCCGCCGGAACCCCTAAGCCAGAACCAGAATATGTTTTGGTTGTTTTAACTTCCACATTAAGCGGATAACAGCTTATTTTTTCGATAAAAGAGCGGTCGTCGGCCAAGCTACCGAGTTTTTTCTCGGTTTTCTCTTCGGCTGCAATTGAAACGACCGGAACATCCTTTTTAAAAAAGTCGGTTACTTCGATTACATAATTTCCATTGACCGGATTGCGCGCTTTGATGTCGAAACTGGCAACAATCGGACTTTCCTGCGATTGCATAACCGCCTGGTAAATGGCTTCAGAAGTGTTTTTAGTTTCCTGGCGGTATACCACACCTTTTAAAAAGAGGTTATTGTTATTACCCTTCTGGAAATAAATGGTCTGCTCGTTCACTTTTTCCCCGCCAAAACTACCAAAACCCTGAGGCGTGGTAACGTAACGCGTAACAGCCAGCAGGTAACGGCCCAATAAACTATCGGGCACTTCGAAAAACCATTTCTGGTCTACCTGCCTGATGTTAAAGAGTCCGTTCTGGCCTATTGCATTTGCCGGAATGATTTTCTGGTAATCAACCGGCCCTTTCTTCGTGGTGCTATCGGTCTTTGCTACTACCGGTGTTTTTTGTCCGAATGCAGTTAAAGAGAGCGAGAGCGCAACTGGAAATATAAGGTGTTTAATGTTCATATTAAAACGGAAGTTTTTCGTCGGTATTTAAGGTTAGGTTACGATTTTTCTTAAGTACGTTAAGCGGAAACGGAATGATATACAGCCTCGAGGTGGGCAACAAGGTGTAAGTTTGCTGTGGAACGGTTTTGTTCACAATCGGGTATTTACGCACCACTGTTTTTGCATATTCAGGCTCGGTATTTAAGCGTTTCAAATCCATAAAGCGGTTAAAACCAAGGAACAGTTCTTTTCTGCGTTCATTGATGATAATGTCCATGGTTTCCTTTCTCGTTGCCGGAACGGGAAGCGTGATGGTACCTGAGACGATGCGTTTTTCACGGAGTTTGTTTACCACCGCTATGGCACCTGCCAAATCGCCCTCTCTTGCCAAACACTCGGCCTGCATTAAATACACTTCGGTGGTTTTTAAACCCACCGTTGGATAAAAGAACCTGGTATAGAAAACACTGTAGTATGCTGCATTTGAACCGATATCCAAAAAGCTGGCGCTGGTGGTGTTGAAGAACATATTGAAACGTGCATCGTTGGTGCCGAACAATTCCCTCAACTCCGGACTGATTAACCAGGTATAGCCAAAATTTGTTTCGTTATAGCCCTGGATGTACATGTAACTCAAAACCTCAGGGTTGTTGGGGGCAATAACCGGTGTAACCGATGGCCCACCCTGTTTTGTGGTATAGTTAACCAGATCGAAAATCTGGTTGTTATAAGAAAGTGATTTCTCACACGCTGCTTTGGCTTGCGCGATTTCTTTTTTAAACAAATGCACCTTGGCTTTTAATGCCCATGCAAAAGCCAGTGATGGATGGTATGGATCTGATGGTTGTGCCTGCAAGTATGGAAGTGCATCATCTATATCTTTCTGGATGAAATCGTAAACCTGGGCAACAGTCGATTTTACAGGTTGAGCTTCTAAATCATATTTATCCATAATGCAGATTCCGCCATCAGTAGCTGCAGTAGCCGCATTATAAGCTTTGGCATACACATTTACCAAAAGGAAATGATCGAAAGCCCTCAGCACCTTAGCTTCGGCCTTAGCCAGTGCTTTTACATTATCGTCACCTTTACTGCCATCAACCAAAGAGATAATGGTATTCCAGCGGTTAATGTACACATAAGCACGTTCGTAAAAATTTGAGCTGCTAATTAAAGAAACCCGATCTACACTTTCATTAAAACTAAAATGAACAGTATTAATGTTTGGTGTTACGCCTACAAAATTCGATTCTTTCATCCACATATCATCAACCAGGTACTGAAAATTGCTGATGAGGTAAGCCCTGTTGGGATAAGAAACCAATTCGTAATAATCTTGTGCCGTTTCTACAAGTAACGAACCTGTTGGAGTGAGATCGGTATATTTTTTACACCCACCCGTTAAAATAAGGGCAAGGAATACTATAATTGTTATATTTCTTTTCATTTTGTTAAAAGGTTAGGTTTAGGCCAAATACAAATGATTTAGGATTTTCGAGGGTTCTTGTGCCTGTAATACCTGAATAGGATTCCGGATCGATATCATCCCCTGCTGCACTTGCATACCATAAATTGCTGACCTGAGCGGTGAACTTAGCAGATGGAAGTTTGAATTTACCAATCATACTTTTAGGCAGGTTATAGGATAAGGAAATGTTTCTTAATTTGATATAATCGCCCTTAACCACGTTAATATCTGCAGCTTGCCACATGGTATTAATGGCGCTGGCACTGTTAATCAAAGCTTCCGGGTAATCAACCAGTATTCGGGGTACATCAGGTACATTTCCATTTTTGAAACGCTGGGTAATGTTCTCATCGGTTACATCATAAGCACTGATATTAGTTACATCACTTCTGATTACGTTACCCCCTGAAAATACCAGTAGAGCACCCAATTCGAAATTTTTGTAAGCAATCCGTTGTGAAAATGATCCGGTATAGGTTGGAGTTAAACTTCCCATATTAACCAAACTGGCAAAATTGTTAATACTTTTGATACTGGAAATGATGGGATTTCCACTGGTATCAAAATCGATGCTGGCTTTACCATTATCATCTAAAAAGTAAGGATAACCATTTACCATGCCTCCATAGCGGTAGGCATATAACGTGTTGTAGGCAGAACCTTCTATATAATAGATTGCAGGAGAAGAAATATAATTTCCAGCCGTAGAAAGTGCACTATTTACCTTACCGATACGGCTTCGGTTAAAGCCCAGAATAAAAGTAGCGCTTAAGGTTAAATCACCCGATCTTAACCAATCGCCACCTAATGTAAATTCGATACCGCGGTTAATTAAAGTACCATTATTGATCATCCTCGAAGCCACACCAACTGTTGGATCTAATTCTGCCGTTACAATTAAATCAGTACTCTTTTTATAATATACGTCTATACTTCCCCTTAAACGGTTCGATAAGAAGGCATAATCTACACCACCATTATAGGTTTCTGTTTTTTCCCAACGTAGTTTTGGATTGGGTAAAGCGGTTACATCAATATACTGTAAGGATGGAAACAGGTTATCGCTTCTTCTTCTGGCCGTTAAGTATTTAGAACTTTCCGAATTCTGGTTTCCATTAACACCATAAGTTGCACGTAATTTCAACAAACTGATCCATTTTTGTTCCTGGATAAATTCTTCGTTACTGGCATTCCAGCTGGTACCAACCGAACAAAGTGGCCTGTTTTTATATTCAGGATCTACTCCAAAAAAATCGGCTTGGTCTACCCTTACACTACCTGTAATGTTGTATTTATTTAAATAAGTATAACCCGCATTGGCATAAGTAGAAAGATTTCGGTGTTTAATTTCAGTCTGCGTTCTGCCTAAAACAGATATTGTTCTGCTCCCTCCATAAATATAACTTGGCAAACCTGTTTGACTGGCGGCCTGGGTATTGATTAAGGTTGAGGTAAGTGTAATTGGATCATAACCATATCTCAGGTCTTCGATACCCCTTGGCGAAAATGTTTGACGCATCTCAAAACCGGCAATGGCAGATATGGCATGTTTTCCCTTATCAAAAGTACGGTCGAAACTCAACTGGTTCCTGAAAGTATAACTATTATTGCCACTCTCCATTTGGCCATATCTACCACCCGTCGGAAGTCCGTATGTATATACATTAGTGGCAGGTGTATAGCCAATAAGCGCGTTATAAGCTGCACGCATTTTATATGAATTTACATCATAATACTGGTTCGATTTAGCTGATGTGTTTTCGACCTGAAGCTGACTGGATAAATTAAGCCCTTCCATTAGTTTTGCCTGAATATTAGCAAAACCCCTTAGTGCAATATTGGTTGAATTAACCTGGCCTTCATCCAGCGACTCCAAAATATTAAAACGGTAAGAGCGGAACTGCGGATTGTTTTTCAAAGCGGCAACCATTGCGCCATTAACATTTGCACCGGCAATGCCATCTGGCAAATTCACATAATCTGCATATACTAAGCTTCCATCAGGATTAATAATAGAAGCATAGCGAGGCTGAATAACATTATAGGAATCATAAGATGCATCAGTTGAAACCGACTTTGTATAAGTGCCATTAAAACCAAGTGTAGTGGTTAACCATTTATTTATGTTGTAAGTGTTTTTAAAATAAATGTTCAGCTTTTGATCATTGTTCTTGATTACTTTTTGAGCTGAATTATCGAGGTTTATAGAGGTATAAGTATTTGATTTTGCACTTGAAGAACTAAAAGAAAGGTTGTAACGCTGGCGGAATGCATTTTGCCAGACATTATCCCTATACTGCTCATAGTAATCAGCATTTCTCCAGGAAGTCAGTTGTTGGTTAACCTGATCAGATGTTACCTTTCCGGCATCACGATCACGGTACAATTGGTAAAGCGGGCTATAATATTTGATTGATCCATTAGCAACCGTGCCATAAGCGGCAAACATCGATTCGGTTGTGGTATAACGGGCACGCTCTTTATTATATACATCTGTTTCCAGGTCTAAAATATCAGAGGTAGACGCATAATGCATAGAATTGAATGCAGGTTTAGTGTCTATAAAAAAATCGGTGTTTAAAGAGATTTTAGCCGGACTATTCCCTTTTTTTGTGGTTAAGATGATTACGCCATTGGCTGATCTGGAACCGTAAATAGAAGAAGCTGCTGCATCTTTTAAAACCGTTACCGACTCGATATCATAGGGGTTTACCTCTTCCAAAGGGGTTTCTGAAGGTAATCCGTCAATTACAATTAAAGGGTCAGTTCTTACACCAGTTTGTGAGATTGAAAATGTACCTCTTCCGCGTATTACCTGTTTATCGGCACCTAGCCCATAAGGGTTCTTATCATAAGCTAAACCTGCAACTCGGCCTTCTAAAGCAGATAAAATACTCGGGTTAATTTGCTCATTCAATTTTTTTTGATCAACAATGGAAAAGGCACCCGCATTCCTTTCGAGTGGAAGCGTTTGAAAACCATTTACCACAACCTCTGCCAGTAAAGATGCGTTGGCACTTAACCTAACGGTTACCACCTTTAAAGCAGCATTGCGATCGAAACCCTGGGTTGAAGAAAGGTATCCGATATAACTGATTTCGAGCGTATTGTATTGGTTACTTAAATTAAGATTAAAGTGCCCGTTACCATCCGTAAGGACATATTTATTGGTGTTTTTGATTTTTACAGAAGCACCCGGCAATGGCGAACCCAAACTATCGGTAACCATACCATGCAGCACATATTCATCTGCAATATCTTCCTTTGGTATTTTTAAGATGATGGTGCGGTTGTTGCTGATTTCGTAGTTAAAATCCTGTCCCTTAACCACTGCATCCATAATCGTTTTAATATCTGCTGTGTTCAGGGTAAAGTTGATGGGTTTGGCTTTTTTAACCAGCGCCGCATCGTACACAAATTCATATTTTGTTTTCGCCGAAATTTGTGAGATAACGGTATTTAAGGGCGCTTGTGTAAAGGTGTACTGGGTATTTTGTGCTTTTGCGTTTATCGATAACAAAACGATAAAGCAAAAAACGCTTGGCCAGTTCAGTAAATACCTGCATCCGGACCGGACGAGGCGAAAGTAATGGTTTGTCATAAAATTTAGTTTGGTTTGGTTAATTGATCGACGACGGAGCAACCTTATTCTTTAAACACGATCTTATTTTCTTTGATTTTTAGCCTGTAATCAGTGGCCGTAGCAATAGCATCCAGCACTTCATCAATATCCGCCTTTCGGGATATTTTAAGGTAGAGGTTCTTTTGCGGAATAGATTTTACATCTACTTCCACATTATACCACCTGGCCAGTTTCTGCATCACCGTTGATAAGGGCACATCATTAAATAAGAACTCGCCTTTTGTCCAGGCATTAAAATCTTCTGCCGAAACATTTTGCAAGTCTAATTTTCCATGATGAGAAATCACCTGCTGATCAGGTTTTAATACCACCTGATCGCCATTTCCATTGGTAAACCTGATGCTCCCCTCTAACAGTGTTGTCTGTGTACCTTCATCTTCAGGATAACTGCTTACATTAAACTGCGTACCCAATACCTTGATTTCGTTGCCAGACACATTGACAATAAATGGCTTTAGCGGATTTTTGGCCACTTTGAAGAAAGCTTCCCCCTCTACATACACTTTTCTTTCTGATCCGCGGAAATCAGTTGGAAAGCTAAGTTTAGAGCCGGCGTTGAGCATTACCTCAGAGCCGTCGCTCAAAGTAACACGGTATTCGCCGCCGTTAGGGGTGTTTAAGGTGTTCAGTTTCGAAGCCTCAGCAGAATCAGCATTTACGGCCATAAAAACCATTGTACCATCTGCTTTG
Proteins encoded:
- a CDS encoding DUF3347 domain-containing protein, producing MKKYTWAIIIAMAGLSFSVSAQVKTSAQEVATPELAQKREVLKEAIVMNYLGIKNSLVKSDSLQVIKFATEFASLLNQFKFKKLSLDEMNAATTTREEIKTLALAIAATKSINKQRSEMDKLSVKLWSVIERFKPEKTTLYKQVCPMTGTTWISDDKAIQNPYYPKNMLTCGEVKASI
- a CDS encoding zinc-dependent metalloprotease; translation: MAPVFDSGINDWQKAFEQAGFKNAIIGKEWPEADTTMSLEDARFSVIRYYASETPNAYGPRISDPRSGEIMESHVGWYHNVMKLVHDWYMVQAGPLDPRARKMQFDDELMGQLIRFVSSHELGHTLGLKHNMGASSQTPVEKLRDKAWVEKNGHTVSIMDYARFNYVAQPEDHISPKGIYARIGAYDEWAINWGYRYFDGAKDEYAEEKILNKMTTDTLTRNPRLWFGGEGKDEDPRSQAEDLGDDAIAASDYGIKNLKRVVANLIEWTNEPGDQYDNLAQLHKAVVRQYGRYLYHVMKNIGNRYVTKRSVDEKGVVYAEIPKAKVKSVVDYVGRQLFDAPLWIYPKEIAQYIDMKPMDEISDQQTQILNMFLSPGLLFNLSQKALNSADPYPVSEFLNDVLPTVWKKPSLDPLKDTYLRSLQRSYLEKVGMLINPKDIADGKAMNSAQRSDVRLEAIAHIKAIRKRVEELLPQTTGINATHLADIRTEIDKILKKTTLNP
- a CDS encoding DUF5117 domain-containing protein, producing the protein MNIKHLIFPVALSLSLTAFGQKTPVVAKTDSTTKKGPVDYQKIIPANAIGQNGLFNIRQVDQKWFFEVPDSLLGRYLLAVTRYVTTPQGFGSFGGEKVNEQTIYFQKGNNNNLFLKGVVYRQETKNTSEAIYQAVMQSQESPIVASFDIKARNPVNGNYVIEVTDFFKKDVPVVSIAAEEKTEKKLGSLADDRSFIEKISCYPLNVEVKTTKTYSGSGLGVPAGALTGAITLRLNISLLLLPKIPMRKRIADERVGFFNNKYILFDENQQRTQTKYLVQRYRLEPKKEDLAKYKKGILVEPQKQIVYYIDPATPKKWRPYLIQG
- a CDS encoding RagB/SusD family nutrient uptake outer membrane protein, with amino-acid sequence MKRNITIIVFLALILTGGCKKYTDLTPTGSLLVETAQDYYELVSYPNRAYLISNFQYLVDDMWMKESNFVGVTPNINTVHFSFNESVDRVSLISSSNFYERAYVYINRWNTIISLVDGSKGDDNVKALAKAEAKVLRAFDHFLLVNVYAKAYNAATAATDGGICIMDKYDLEAQPVKSTVAQVYDFIQKDIDDALPYLQAQPSDPYHPSLAFAWALKAKVHLFKKEIAQAKAACEKSLSYNNQIFDLVNYTTKQGGPSVTPVIAPNNPEVLSYMYIQGYNETNFGYTWLISPELRELFGTNDARFNMFFNTTSASFLDIGSNAAYYSVFYTRFFYPTVGLKTTEVYLMQAECLAREGDLAGAIAVVNKLREKRIVSGTITLPVPATRKETMDIIINERRKELFLGFNRFMDLKRLNTEPEYAKTVVRKYPIVNKTVPQQTYTLLPTSRLYIIPFPLNVLKKNRNLTLNTDEKLPF
- a CDS encoding SusC/RagA family TonB-linked outer membrane protein is translated as MLSINAKAQNTQYTFTQAPLNTVISQISAKTKYEFVYDAALVKKAKPINFTLNTADIKTIMDAVVKGQDFNYEISNNRTIILKIPKEDIADEYVLHGMVTDSLGSPLPGASVKIKNTNKYVLTDGNGHFNLNLSNQYNTLEISYIGYLSSTQGFDRNAALKVVTVRLSANASLLAEVVVNGFQTLPLERNAGAFSIVDQKKLNEQINPSILSALEGRVAGLAYDKNPYGLGADKQVIRGRGTFSISQTGVRTDPLIVIDGLPSETPLEEVNPYDIESVTVLKDAAASSIYGSRSANGVIILTTKKGNSPAKISLNTDFFIDTKPAFNSMHYASTSDILDLETDVYNKERARYTTTESMFAAYGTVANGSIKYYSPLYQLYRDRDAGKVTSDQVNQQLTSWRNADYYEQYRDNVWQNAFRQRYNLSFSSSSAKSNTYTSINLDNSAQKVIKNNDQKLNIYFKNTYNINKWLTTTLGFNGTYTKSVSTDASYDSYNVIQPRYASIINPDGSLVYADYVNLPDGIAGANVNGAMVAALKNNPQFRSYRFNILESLDEGQVNSTNIALRGFANIQAKLMEGLNLSSQLQVENTSAKSNQYYDVNSYKMRAAYNALIGYTPATNVYTYGLPTGGRYGQMESGNNSYTFRNQLSFDRTFDKGKHAISAIAGFEMRQTFSPRGIEDLRYGYDPITLTSTLINTQAASQTGLPSYIYGGSRTISVLGRTQTEIKHRNLSTYANAGYTYLNKYNITGSVRVDQADFFGVDPEYKNRPLCSVGTSWNASNEEFIQEQKWISLLKLRATYGVNGNQNSESSKYLTARRRSDNLFPSLQYIDVTALPNPKLRWEKTETYNGGVDYAFLSNRLRGSIDVYYKKSTDLIVTAELDPTVGVASRMINNGTLINRGIEFTLGGDWLRSGDLTLSATFILGFNRSRIGKVNSALSTAGNYISSPAIYYIEGSAYNTLYAYRYGGMVNGYPYFLDDNGKASIDFDTSGNPIISSIKSINNFASLVNMGSLTPTYTGSFSQRIAYKNFELGALLVFSGGNVIRSDVTNISAYDVTDENITQRFKNGNVPDVPRILVDYPEALINSASAINTMWQAADINVVKGDYIKLRNISLSYNLPKSMIGKFKLPSAKFTAQVSNLWYASAAGDDIDPESYSGITGTRTLENPKSFVFGLNLTF
- a CDS encoding FecR family protein gives rise to the protein MEKRPLSPKLFERFLADQSNAKELEQLFNYFGEADQQELEKLIQKGFEQETELNVAAEDERLAQIHAGLSDKLFAKPEKPILKVLKSGRFMRIAAAILVIVSGTLLLTRFLNSSNGIVPGSAKAVLSLGGKESVSAGRKDTVLYRSKGVTVSTKADGTMVFMAVNADSAEASKLNTLNTPNGGEYRVTLSDGSEVMLNAGSKLSFPTDFRGSERKVYVEGEAFFKVAKNPLKPFIVNVSGNEIKVLGTQFNVSSYPEDEGTQTTLLEGSIRFTNGNGDQVVLKPDQQVISHHGKLDLQNVSAEDFNAWTKGEFLFNDVPLSTVMQKLARWYNVEVDVKSIPQKNLYLKISRKADIDEVLDAIATATDYRLKIKENKIVFKE